The Gammaproteobacteria bacterium genomic sequence TGTCAAGGCCTTCACCAAGGCCATGCTGAGCGGCAGCAAGCTGCGCAGCAGCGGCGGTTTCGAACTGCCCAGTCAGCCGCCGATCGATTTCTCCAAGTTCGGCCCGGTGGAAACCAAGCCCCTGGGGCGGCTCAAGCGGCTGGGAGGCCAGGCCCTGCACCGCAGCTGGATCACGGTGCCGCACGTGACCCAGTTCGACGAGGCCGACATCACCGAGCTTGAGGAATTCCGCCACTCCAAGCTCAAAGACGCCGAGAAGAAGGGCGTCAAGCTGACGCTGATCAGCTTTCTGCTCAAGGCCGCGGTAGCAGCGCTGGAGAAGTATCCTGACTTCTGCACCTCGCTGTCACCGGACGGCGAGTCGCTGATCTACAAAAAATACTTCCACATCGGCGTCGCGGTGAACACCGATCAGGGACTGGTGGTGCCGGTGATCCGCGACGTCGATCAAAAGGGACTGTTCGAGATCGCGCGTGAGGTGCAGGCCGCCAGCGACAAGGCCCGCGCCGGCAAATTCACGCCCGCGGACATACAGGGCGGCTGCTTCACCATCTCCAGCCTGGGCGGCGTCGGCGGCGGATATTTCACGCCGATCATCAATCTGCCGGAGGTGGCCATACTGGGCGTTTCGCGCGCCGCCAAACGGCCGGTGTTCCGTGATCACGCCTTTGTGCCGCGGCTGGTGCTGCCGTTTTCCCTGTCCTATGACCATCGCGTCATCGACGGCGTGGCCGGCGCGCAGTTCACCCAGTATTTGAGCACCATTCTTTCCGATATCCGCCAAATCCTTTTGTA encodes the following:
- a CDS encoding 2-oxo acid dehydrogenase subunit E2, producing the protein MADEIFLLPDIGNFDNVSIIEVHARPGDTLKAEAPLLTLESDKATMDIPAPYDCRVKELKVATGAKVSQGAPLALLERIGAAPSKPAAAAAKSPVAPAKAPPVSTSTPAPAAPPSPSSPPALPRGAQTVESQSAHAHASPSVRRFARELGVDLGLVYGRGPKGRILKDDVKAFTKAMLSGSKLRSSGGFELPSQPPIDFSKFGPVETKPLGRLKRLGGQALHRSWITVPHVTQFDEADITELEEFRHSKLKDAEKKGVKLTLISFLLKAAVAALEKYPDFCTSLSPDGESLIYKKYFHIGVAVNTDQGLVVPVIRDVDQKGLFEIAREVQAASDKARAGKFTPADIQGGCFTISSLGGVGGGYFTPIINLPEVAILGVSRAAKRPVFRDHAFVPRLVLPFSLSYDHRVIDGVAGAQFTQYLSTILSDIRQILL